The window GCGATGACTTCCGCCAGGGTCTATAAAGATCCCATGTCGGCGCTGGAGTCTTTACGCATTATTTATGACGTCAGAGGTAGGCACTTCGACCTGGAAGTGGCGGAGTTCTTCATCAAGACCATGGGAGTGTATCCGGCGGGACATATTGCGGAGCTCAACAGCGGCGAAGTGGGAATCATCGTGCGTTCTAACAATGAATATCGTCTTAAGCCGAAGATATTGCTGGTGCTGGATGAGAAAAAGCAACTGCGTAAAGAAACCATCCTCGACCTTTCCATTAACTGCCTGACCGATGCAGGCAAGCCGCTGCGCATCAAGGAAATTCATCCTAACGGAACCTTTGGCGTGCGGCTGGAAAATTACGTGAAGAAAGGATTGCGACTCGCCGAGTATGACGACTGAGCCGCATTGAGTTCAGGCGTTCTCCGCCTCGACTGTTTTCGCCTTCTTGAACTCCGCCGTCATCTGATGCCCTTTGAGCGCCGGGCCCGACAGCGCGCTCAACGCCAGTTTACCAATGAGAATGAGCGTCGCCGTCGCCAGGGCGTCGAGAAACCATATCATTGGCGTTGTCAGCCACGCTGTTTCAAATGCGGGCCTGTAAGCCTCGCCCAGCGTCGTCATTCCCACCAAGCCATGCAGCGCCAGTGCGATCCAGAACCCTGAACAGTAAGGGCAGCGCCAATCTTCGTAGAGTTTCGCCAGAGGGCCAGGCAGGCTCGCAATCATGCGATTAAACCAGGTTCCCCATTCCGGCAGCTTTTCCCATATCAGCAAATAAATACCTAATCCGACCAATGCAGCTGAAAAATCCATGACTTCACGTCCTCGATACTTCTCTGAAAGATGAATCAACAAATACAGGGCTTATGATGCGGGAGACACAGAAGGCCAGGTAGAGCGTCCCTTGGGGGAAAATCGGCTTATTTTTAGATTTTCAATAGCGAAACCTGAAATCCACGTCGATTCATCTGATTATATTAATGACAGGAATGCGATAGTTTTTCATCTGCATCAGTTTGCTGTTTGTAATATTTAAATGGCAGTTTACTTGAAATATATAAGTGGGGATTAATCCTCTCAATAATTAGGTAATTACCGGAATAAGTTCGTGGAAGATATGTTGAGAAATTCGCTTTTCATTCCTTCAACTGCATGAAAAATATGGTTTTTATGAAATATTGTTTTATCGGAAAGGTTTAACTTATTAATAAATAGTAATATCGTGAATTTATTGCTGGGAAGCGGGGTTGAGGCATAATCAGGAAATTGCCGATTAAACAAGCTGTTAATATAAATTAGAACATACAGGACTGCTTATGCCAGCTAACTTTACCTCAAGAGATTTACACTATAACGGCATAGATCGCCGGTCTGGGCCTCGGCGCACTAACGCCGATCGACGCAACAGCGTGCGTTTTGAACCGGGAAATCCGGACCGTCGCCAGATCGCTGGACGTCGCGCAGGCGAAATAGGCGGTTGGGCGAGGACCACGCTGTAATCATTCAGCATCAATCATCTTCACTGAGATTCCAGTGGCGGCTTATTGCGCCTCGTAGGTGATCAGCCGGTAGCCGACGCCCTGTTCCGTCACCAGAAAGCGGGGAGAGGAGGGGGCGTCGCCCAGTTTGTTTCTCAGTTTGGCCACCACGATGCGCAGGTAGTGCGTATCGTCTTTGTGCGTCGGCCCCCAGATTTCCGCCAGCAGTTGCTGTTGCGTCACCACATGGTCGGGCGTGGCGGCCAGTCGCGCCAATAAAGCATATTCTTTCTTGGACAGGTGAATGTCTTCACTGTTCAGAGTCACTGAACGCTTCACAAAATCGATGATCAGACCGGCGGAACGGTAGACGTTGACGGCAGGACGCAACGCAGCGGGTTCACGATCGCGCAGCAGCACTCTGATACGGGCGACGAACTCGCGAATGCCGAATGGCTTGGTGACATAGTCGTTGGCGCCGTTATCCAGCGCTTCTACTTTTTCCGTCTCCGAGGAACGTACGGACAGCACGAGCACGGGTATCCGACTGCTGCGTCGGAGCTGCTTCAGCGCCTCCTGGCCGTCCATGTCCGGCAGTCCCAGGTCGAGCACGATCGCGTCCGGCGCTTCTGTGGACGCCAGCATTAATCCTTCCGTGGCGTTGCCCGCCTGCAATACCTCATAGCCCTCCGAACGCAGACTGATGCGCAGGAAGCGCAGTATCTGCGGTTCATCGTCGATAACAAGAATACGCGGCTTGGTGGCGGTCAATGAAATGGGTCTCGTTGTTCAGTAAGAGTGTGAAAAATCGCAGGAGGATATAGTCCCGGATGCAAAAGCTCAACAAGCGTCAGTGTACCGGGCGGGCGCATTCACTCAAAGGACATAGTCTGACTTGCCTATGTTTTTTCCAGTATAGCTTTGCATAATGCAGTTAACTGGAAAACGATTTCATAAATTTAAGATCATCGCCGGATCATGTGAGCGATCTGGATAATTTGACGAGGGACGTCACCGGGTTGTCGTGGAGTGCGTCCAGGCGGCGCTGTGAAAAGGACGTCTGTATAGAAAAAGTGGCGATTCAGGTCTAGACCCAAAAACCGATACTTATTTAGGTGATTTCATATCATGATTGCCGGAAATGGAGACAAATAGCGCGACTTAGCACAGCGACGCCGGCTCTGATTGCCTCAAAAAAGAGCGTATTTCAGGTCATTTTTTACAAACCGGGTTTCGCAAACTAGACTGCTTTTATCATATAAGCCCACGCGAGCGCACAGCTTGCCGGCGCAGGTAAAAGAGTCGAATCAAAGCGTAAAAAAATTTTACGAATGATTGAAAACGTTTTCAAAAGTGATCAAAAAGAGATCAAAAAATAACCCTGGCTCTGTCAGGGGGATCATAAAAATAAAACGCGACCAACGTCCTGCCTGCGGTGAGCGATGCGACTGACGTGAATCGGAATGGCGAAGTAAGGAGAAAGCATATGAAAAAATTATCGGTATGGACCCTGTTAAGCGGATGCGCGCTGATGTCCGCTCAGGGGATGGCGCAGGAAAACTACGGCGAAGCCCTGCAGAAATCCATTTACTTCTATGAAGCCCAGCAGTCTGGCGCATTACCGTACTGGAATCGCGTTGAATGGCGGGATAATTCGGCGGTACAGGACGGCGCCGATGTTGGGCATGATCTCAGCGGCGGTTGGTATGACGCCGGCGATCACGTCAAATTCGGCTTTCCCATGGCGGCGTCGGCGACACTGCTGGCCTGGGGCGCGGTGGAGTACCGGGATGCATACGAGCAATCAGGGCAGTTGCAGCATATCCTTAATAACCTGCGTTTTGTCGCCGACTATTTCGTAAAAGCTCATACCGCGTCCAATGAGTTGTGGGGACAGGTCGGCAACGGCGGCGCGGATCACGCCTGGTGGGGCTCCGCCGAAGTCATGCCGATGGCGCGCCCATCCTATAAAATCGACGCCAGTTGTCCGGGCTCGGATCTGGCGGGGGAAACCGCCGCAGCGTTGGCGGCGATCGCCATGGTTTTCAAGCCGGTGGACAGCGCATACGCCAATACACTGCTGACCCACGCCAGCCAGTTGTACGAGTTCGCCAACACCTACCGCGGCAAATATTCCGATTGCATCACTGACGCCGGCAGTTACTACAAATCCTGGAGCGGTTATCAGGATGAGCTGGTCTGGTCCGCGCTCTGGTTATATCGCGCCACCGGCGAAGCCAGCTACCTGCAGCAGGCGAAACAGGAATATCAAAAGCTGGGCGGAGAAGGGCAACAAGACGTCAAAGCCTATAAATGGGGACACGCCTGGGACAACAAAGCCTACGGCTCCTATGTCCTGATGGCCCAGATCACCGGAGAAGCGGTCTATCAGGCGGATGCGGAGCGTTGGCTGGATTACTGGACGACCGGCTACAACGGCGAGCGGGTGAACTATACCCCGGGCGGACTGGCTTATCTGGATGTGTGGGGCGCCAACCGTTACGCCGCCAACACTGCCTTTATCGCCCTGGTTTACGCGGACTATCTGAACAACGCCGGCGTTAAGGCGGAGAAAGCGCAAGCCTATTACGATTTTGGCCGCAGTCAGATTGAATACCTGCTGGGAAACAATCCGGCGGGCGTCAGTTATCAAATTGGTTATGGCGCCAATTACCCCACCAACCCCCATCATCGTACGGCCCACGGAACCTGGACCAACAATCTGCGTACGCCGGAGCAGTCCCGTCATTTGCTGATTGGCGCCCTGGTGGGCGGTCCTGATAGCAACGACAACTACGCGGACGACCGTGGCGATTATGTCAAAAATGAGGTGGCCACGGACTACAATGCGGGCTTTACATCCGCCCTGGCGCGTCTCTATCTGGATTTTGGCGGCGACCCTATTCCCGACACTGCATTCCCTCCGGCGGAAGCAAAAGACGAAGAGTTTTATGTCGAAGCCAAGTTGAATTCCAGTGGTCCCCGTTATGTGGAGATCGCCGCGCAGGTGCATAACCACAGCGCATGGCCGGCGCGGGGCAGCGAACAGTTGCGCTTCCGCTATTGGGTCGACCTTTCCGACGAATTCGCCGCCGGTTATGGGCTGCAGGATATCAAAGTCACCACCGCCTATAGTCAGGCGACGGAAGTGAGCGGCCTGCAATCCTGGGGCGATCCAGGCGATCATATTTACTACGTCGACGCTTCTTTCCAGGGCGTGAATATCTATCCTGGCGGTCAGTCCGAGTCCCGCAGGGAAGTGCAGTTCAGAATTTCCCTGCCGACCAATAGCAACGCCAGTGAGTGGGGCAACGAAGGCGATCCGTCCTGGGACGGCTATGACGGCGCTTACAAAAAGGCGAGCAAAATCGCTCTGTATGACGGCGCGGAACTGGTCTGGGGCGAAGAGCCCGGCGCAGGCTGCGGCGGCGACTCTGGCGTCAATTGCCTGCCGCAGGCGCAATCATTAAGCGTGAATACGAACAAGGACGAGGGGGTTGACATCGTCTTACATGGCGAAGACAGCGACGGCTCCATCGTCGCCTATGAATACACGCAACCCGCGCATGGCGCCGTGACGGGAGCGGGTCCAGCGGTCACTTACATGCCTCATGCCGGATATCACGGCCTGGACGCCTTCACCTACACCGTGCTGGACAATGACGGCGGACGCTCGCCGCAGGCGCAGGTCGACATTAATGTCGAAGCGCCGGACCTGCCAGCGTTAGAGATCACTGATCCTGCTGACGGATTCGAAGTGAGTCCGGGTCAATCCTTCACCGTGCGCTATCGCCTGGATAACGCCGCGGGCGTGCGCTTGTATCTCAATGACGTAGTCGCCGGGGCAGGGGGCGCGTCAGGTGTAATTGAGGTCGCAGCGCCAACAGCGGAAGGAGATTACACCCTGAAGCTGATCGCGCTGTCCTCCGATGGCCAGGAAATCGACGACGCTTCTGACGCGATCCTCATTAAGGTCGCCGAGCCGGACGCAGGCGGGGATATTTCCTGCAGCGTCGGCGGGCTGAATGTCTGGAATACCGGTTATGTGCTGGGCGACGTTAAAGTCGTCAATAACGGATCGTCTTCTATCAACGGGTGGGAAGCCGTTCTCACCTTTGATGAACCCACTTCCATCGTGAACCTGTGGAACGGGGCCTACACGCTGTCTGCGGACGGTAAAACCCTTACCGTGAAAAATATGCCTTACAACGGTTCATTAGGGCCCGGCGCAGCGACCAGCTTCGGCCTGCAGGGCGTTCATGACGGAAGTTTCTCACCGCCAACCTGCACCGCCAGATAACTTGGCAAATTCGCCAAACTCCGACCGGAAGCGGTTCCAGCCTGCTGGATTCCGGTTGGTGGCCAGCGACATCTGAGCGAGTGTGAATTAATAAAATCTATGGAGTCAAAACATGGACTTAACGTTCAAGAAAAGACCATTGAAGGGGATGCTGCTGCCTATCGCCGCAGCGGTCAGTTTCGCCACTTTCTGTTCTCACGCCCAGGCCAGCGCGGAAGAATATAATGAGCGCTTTATGGAGATGTGGAACAAAATCCACGATCCGGCCAACGGCTACTTCAGCGCTGACGGCGGTCCCTACCATTCGGTAGAGACGCTTATCGTCGAGGCGCCGGACCA is drawn from Hahella sp. KA22 and contains these coding sequences:
- a CDS encoding response regulator; protein product: MSLTATKPRILVIDDEPQILRFLRISLRSEGYEVLQAGNATEGLMLASTEAPDAIVLDLGLPDMDGQEALKQLRRSSRIPVLVLSVRSSETEKVEALDNGANDYVTKPFGIREFVARIRVLLRDREPAALRPAVNVYRSAGLIIDFVKRSVTLNSEDIHLSKKEYALLARLAATPDHVVTQQQLLAEIWGPTHKDDTHYLRIVVAKLRNKLGDAPSSPRFLVTEQGVGYRLITYEAQ
- a CDS encoding glycoside hydrolase family 9 protein, producing MKKLSVWTLLSGCALMSAQGMAQENYGEALQKSIYFYEAQQSGALPYWNRVEWRDNSAVQDGADVGHDLSGGWYDAGDHVKFGFPMAASATLLAWGAVEYRDAYEQSGQLQHILNNLRFVADYFVKAHTASNELWGQVGNGGADHAWWGSAEVMPMARPSYKIDASCPGSDLAGETAAALAAIAMVFKPVDSAYANTLLTHASQLYEFANTYRGKYSDCITDAGSYYKSWSGYQDELVWSALWLYRATGEASYLQQAKQEYQKLGGEGQQDVKAYKWGHAWDNKAYGSYVLMAQITGEAVYQADAERWLDYWTTGYNGERVNYTPGGLAYLDVWGANRYAANTAFIALVYADYLNNAGVKAEKAQAYYDFGRSQIEYLLGNNPAGVSYQIGYGANYPTNPHHRTAHGTWTNNLRTPEQSRHLLIGALVGGPDSNDNYADDRGDYVKNEVATDYNAGFTSALARLYLDFGGDPIPDTAFPPAEAKDEEFYVEAKLNSSGPRYVEIAAQVHNHSAWPARGSEQLRFRYWVDLSDEFAAGYGLQDIKVTTAYSQATEVSGLQSWGDPGDHIYYVDASFQGVNIYPGGQSESRREVQFRISLPTNSNASEWGNEGDPSWDGYDGAYKKASKIALYDGAELVWGEEPGAGCGGDSGVNCLPQAQSLSVNTNKDEGVDIVLHGEDSDGSIVAYEYTQPAHGAVTGAGPAVTYMPHAGYHGLDAFTYTVLDNDGGRSPQAQVDINVEAPDLPALEITDPADGFEVSPGQSFTVRYRLDNAAGVRLYLNDVVAGAGGASGVIEVAAPTAEGDYTLKLIALSSDGQEIDDASDAILIKVAEPDAGGDISCSVGGLNVWNTGYVLGDVKVVNNGSSSINGWEAVLTFDEPTSIVNLWNGAYTLSADGKTLTVKNMPYNGSLGPGAATSFGLQGVHDGSFSPPTCTAR